The following proteins are encoded in a genomic region of Takifugu flavidus isolate HTHZ2018 chromosome 3, ASM371156v2, whole genome shotgun sequence:
- the si:dkey-183c6.8 gene encoding protein O-GlcNAcase isoform X3, translating into MEEKKRFLCGVVEGFYGRPWSMDQRKVLFQWMQNWGLNTYLYGPKDDLKHRLLWREAYSPDEEGQLRTLIAEAQSRGLRFVYALSPGQDIVFSSSSDVTLLKRKLRQVSDLGCQAFAILFDDIDHSLCQADSEAFSSFAHAQVFVTNEVYRFLGEPPVFLFCPTEYCDSLCSPSVSKSPYLQTVGEDLLPSITVVWTGSKVISRKLSLDNLAEVESVLQRPPLIWDNLHANDYDSRRLFLGPFKGREPQLRGHLSGLLLNPNCEFEANYIPLHSLGSWFRTGNDENKDDMCEYCPERALSAALRDWMEELNQPLQAGRQSAQTEQRSSAPPSRCKTADRVECPSALRGTSATARLPVFPLNSSSPPSSPKEERPGQDGEKKRLNQSGQCHQPPPGSRSGGGSRDQKGQGRGLCSGKGLLSESQVRLLVGLHYLPHEHGPSAQKLLQDLTWLKSNCHLVSTNNKKSPPQKVEEWRGRASRFQSLCEDIAQLHCSVVGGANRAVLYDLYPYVWDLRNMALVAKAFICWLDGRVLSDSSTLGSWKTCLHWCGKSTGVDVLGMESEPWVFKGGVSGEVQMLLPIGNSSELFTHPPPLFPTSRLYNIRPYHGKDKVELYRMVRQFHLRTQGGHETSTSHPDIIGDRCLGPCLALCPEYGFILEDELGVCGCVLGVLDVRSFAKRCQASWIPAMRDKYPPKSGNTQSNISTTSF; encoded by the exons atggaagagaagaagcGGTTTCTTTGTGGGGTGGTGGAAG gtttctATGGGAGGCCTTGGTCTATGGATCAGAGGAAGGTTCTCTTCCAATG GATGCAGAATTGGGGCTTGAACACATACCTGTACGGCCCAAAAGATGACCTGAAACACAGACTTTTGTGGAGAGAAGCCTATTCTCCAGATGAGGAGG GTCAGCTACGTACGCTCATTGCCGAGGCCCAGTCCCGAGGCCTGAGGTTCGTTTACGCTCTGTCACCGGGTCAGGACATCGTCTTCTCGTCCTCCTCTGACGTGACCCTGCTCAAACGCAAGTTGAGACAG GTGTCGGACCTGGGTTGCCAGGCATTCGCCATCCTGTTCGATGACATCGATCACTCCTTGTGCCAGGCCGACAGCGAGGCCTTCTCTTCATTCGCCCACGCTCAGGTCTTTGTAACCAACGAGGTCTATCGGTTCTTGGGTGAACCACCTGTCTTCCTATTCTGCCCCACAG aatATTGTGATTCACTGTGTTCTCCCAGTGTTTCAAAGTCTCCATATCTGCAGACAGTAGGAGAAGACCTGCTGCCCAGTATAACAGTGGTGTGGACAG gCAGTAAGGTCATTTCCAGGAAACTGTCTTTAGACAATCTGGCCGAGGTGGAGTCCGTCCTCCAACGCCCCCCGCTCATCTGGGACAACCTGCATGCCAACGACTACGATTCCAGACGCCTCTTCCTGGGGCCCTTCAAGGGCCGAGAACCTCAGCTCAGGGGCCACCTAAGCGGCCTGCTCCTCAACCCCAACTGCGAATTTGAAGCCAATTACATCCCTTTACATTCACTGGGAAGCTGGTTCAGAACTGGTAACGATGAGAACAAAG ATGACATGTGCGAGTATTGTCCTGAAAGAGCTCTGTCTGCTGCGTTACGCGACTGGATGGAGGAACTCAACCAACCGCTACAAGCAG GTCGTCAGAGTGCTCAAACAGAGCAgcgttcctctgctcctccatctcgCTGCAAAACGGCCGACAGGGTTGAGTGCCCTTCTGCCTTGAGAGGAACATCTGCCACGGCCAGGCTCCCCGTTTTCCCCCTGAACTCCAGCTCGCCTCCCTCCTCACCCAAGGAGGAGAGACCAGGACAAGACGGGGAGAAGAAGCGGTTAAACCAGTCTGGTCAGTGCCATCAACCCCCTCCAGGATCCAGGTCTGGAGGTGGAAGTAGGGACCAGAAGGGCCAAGGTCGAGGGCTCTGCAGTGGGAAGGGCCTTCTGAGTGAATCCCAGGTGCGGCTGTTGGTTGGTCTTCATTATCTTCCCCACGAGCATGGCCCATCTGCCCAGAAATTACTGCAAGACCTGACCTGGCTGAAAAGTAACTGCCATTTGGTTAGCACCAACAACAAGAAGTCGCCACCTCAGAAG GTTGAGGAGTGGCGTGGTCGGGCTTCCAGGTTCCAGTCCTTGTGTGAGGACATAGCACAACTCCACTGTAGCGTGGTGGGTGGGGCCAACAGGGCAGTGCTTTATGACCTTTACCCTTATGTTTGGGACCTGAGGAACATGGCTCTGGTGGCCAAGGCTTTCATATGCTGGTTGG ATGGACGAGTGTTGAGTGACAGCTCCACCCTGGGCAGCTGGAAGACCTGCCTCCATT GGTGTGGGAAGTCCACAGGGGTTGACGTGTTGGGGATGGAGTCAGAACCGTGGGTGTTCAAAGGGGGTGTGTCTGGGGAGGTGCAG ATGCTCCTCCCGATAGGCAACAGCAGTGAACTCTTCACCCATCCGCCTCCTCTTTTCCCTACCTCTCGTCTGTACAACATCAGGCCCTACCACGGCAAAGACAAG gtggagTTGTATCGGATGGTACGGCAGTTCCATCTGAGGACTCAGGGTGGTCACGAGACCAGCACGTCTCACCCTGACATCATAGGAGACAG ATGTCTCGGCCCGTGTCTGGCGTTATGTCCCGAGTACGGCTTCATTCTGGAGGACGAGCTGGgcgtgtgtggctgtgtgttgGGCGTCTTGGACGTCCGCTCCTTTGCCAAGCGATGCCAGGCCAGCTGGATACCTGCCATGAGAGATAAATATCCTCCGAAATCTGGGAACACGCAG AGTAATATCTCAACAACTTCTTTTTAG
- the si:dkey-183c6.8 gene encoding protein O-GlcNAcase isoform X1 — MEEKKRFLCGVVEGFYGRPWSMDQRKVLFQWMQNWGLNTYLYGPKDDLKHRLLWREAYSPDEEGQLRTLIAEAQSRGLRFVYALSPGQDIVFSSSSDVTLLKRKLRQVSDLGCQAFAILFDDIDHSLCQADSEAFSSFAHAQVFVTNEVYRFLGEPPVFLFCPTEYCDSLCSPSVSKSPYLQTVGEDLLPSITVVWTGSKVISRKLSLDNLAEVESVLQRPPLIWDNLHANDYDSRRLFLGPFKGREPQLRGHLSGLLLNPNCEFEANYIPLHSLGSWFRTGNDENKDDMCEYCPERALSAALRDWMEELNQPLQAGRQSAQTEQRSSAPPSRCKTADRVECPSALRGTSATARLPVFPLNSSSPPSSPKEERPGQDGEKKRLNQSGQCHQPPPGSRSGGGSRDQKGQGRGLCSGKGLLSESQVRLLVGLHYLPHEHGPSAQKLLQDLTWLKSNCHLVSTNNKKSPPQKVEEWRGRASRFQSLCEDIAQLHCSVVGGANRAVLYDLYPYVWDLRNMALVAKAFICWLDGRVLSDSSTLGSWKTCLHWCGKSTGVDVLGMESEPWVFKGGVSGEVQMLLPIGNSSELFTHPPPLFPTSRLYNIRPYHGKDKVELYRMVRQFHLRTQGGHETSTSHPDIIGDRCLGPCLALCPEYGFILEDELGVCGCVLGVLDVRSFAKRCQASWIPAMRDKYPPKSGNTQDLIQLMEEDQGEYPDSLLYHFPSQLRLDALPELVDISVSRTLLATLLTALKANGSQGVFCEVQPTDRQRLEFLTKLGFLEILRGEARSREGVVLGRLL, encoded by the exons atggaagagaagaagcGGTTTCTTTGTGGGGTGGTGGAAG gtttctATGGGAGGCCTTGGTCTATGGATCAGAGGAAGGTTCTCTTCCAATG GATGCAGAATTGGGGCTTGAACACATACCTGTACGGCCCAAAAGATGACCTGAAACACAGACTTTTGTGGAGAGAAGCCTATTCTCCAGATGAGGAGG GTCAGCTACGTACGCTCATTGCCGAGGCCCAGTCCCGAGGCCTGAGGTTCGTTTACGCTCTGTCACCGGGTCAGGACATCGTCTTCTCGTCCTCCTCTGACGTGACCCTGCTCAAACGCAAGTTGAGACAG GTGTCGGACCTGGGTTGCCAGGCATTCGCCATCCTGTTCGATGACATCGATCACTCCTTGTGCCAGGCCGACAGCGAGGCCTTCTCTTCATTCGCCCACGCTCAGGTCTTTGTAACCAACGAGGTCTATCGGTTCTTGGGTGAACCACCTGTCTTCCTATTCTGCCCCACAG aatATTGTGATTCACTGTGTTCTCCCAGTGTTTCAAAGTCTCCATATCTGCAGACAGTAGGAGAAGACCTGCTGCCCAGTATAACAGTGGTGTGGACAG gCAGTAAGGTCATTTCCAGGAAACTGTCTTTAGACAATCTGGCCGAGGTGGAGTCCGTCCTCCAACGCCCCCCGCTCATCTGGGACAACCTGCATGCCAACGACTACGATTCCAGACGCCTCTTCCTGGGGCCCTTCAAGGGCCGAGAACCTCAGCTCAGGGGCCACCTAAGCGGCCTGCTCCTCAACCCCAACTGCGAATTTGAAGCCAATTACATCCCTTTACATTCACTGGGAAGCTGGTTCAGAACTGGTAACGATGAGAACAAAG ATGACATGTGCGAGTATTGTCCTGAAAGAGCTCTGTCTGCTGCGTTACGCGACTGGATGGAGGAACTCAACCAACCGCTACAAGCAG GTCGTCAGAGTGCTCAAACAGAGCAgcgttcctctgctcctccatctcgCTGCAAAACGGCCGACAGGGTTGAGTGCCCTTCTGCCTTGAGAGGAACATCTGCCACGGCCAGGCTCCCCGTTTTCCCCCTGAACTCCAGCTCGCCTCCCTCCTCACCCAAGGAGGAGAGACCAGGACAAGACGGGGAGAAGAAGCGGTTAAACCAGTCTGGTCAGTGCCATCAACCCCCTCCAGGATCCAGGTCTGGAGGTGGAAGTAGGGACCAGAAGGGCCAAGGTCGAGGGCTCTGCAGTGGGAAGGGCCTTCTGAGTGAATCCCAGGTGCGGCTGTTGGTTGGTCTTCATTATCTTCCCCACGAGCATGGCCCATCTGCCCAGAAATTACTGCAAGACCTGACCTGGCTGAAAAGTAACTGCCATTTGGTTAGCACCAACAACAAGAAGTCGCCACCTCAGAAG GTTGAGGAGTGGCGTGGTCGGGCTTCCAGGTTCCAGTCCTTGTGTGAGGACATAGCACAACTCCACTGTAGCGTGGTGGGTGGGGCCAACAGGGCAGTGCTTTATGACCTTTACCCTTATGTTTGGGACCTGAGGAACATGGCTCTGGTGGCCAAGGCTTTCATATGCTGGTTGG ATGGACGAGTGTTGAGTGACAGCTCCACCCTGGGCAGCTGGAAGACCTGCCTCCATT GGTGTGGGAAGTCCACAGGGGTTGACGTGTTGGGGATGGAGTCAGAACCGTGGGTGTTCAAAGGGGGTGTGTCTGGGGAGGTGCAG ATGCTCCTCCCGATAGGCAACAGCAGTGAACTCTTCACCCATCCGCCTCCTCTTTTCCCTACCTCTCGTCTGTACAACATCAGGCCCTACCACGGCAAAGACAAG gtggagTTGTATCGGATGGTACGGCAGTTCCATCTGAGGACTCAGGGTGGTCACGAGACCAGCACGTCTCACCCTGACATCATAGGAGACAG ATGTCTCGGCCCGTGTCTGGCGTTATGTCCCGAGTACGGCTTCATTCTGGAGGACGAGCTGGgcgtgtgtggctgtgtgttgGGCGTCTTGGACGTCCGCTCCTTTGCCAAGCGATGCCAGGCCAGCTGGATACCTGCCATGAGAGATAAATATCCTCCGAAATCTGGGAACACGCAG GACTTGATCCAACTGATGGAGGAAGACCAAGGGGAGTACCCGGACTCTTTGCTGTATCACTTCCCCTCCCAGTTGCGCCTGGATGCCCTGCCAGAGCTGGTCGACATCAGCGTCAGTCGCACCCTCCTCGCCACACTCCTCACTGCACTTAAGGCCAATG GTTCTCAGGGTGTGTTCTGTGAGGTGCAGCCTACGGATCGTCAGCGGTTGGAGTTCTTGACAAAGCTGGGCTTCCTGGAGATTCTAAGAGGAGAAGCGAGGAGTAGAGAGGGAGTGGTGCTGGGGAGGCTGCTATGA
- the si:dkey-183c6.8 gene encoding protein O-GlcNAcase isoform X2 — MEEKKRFLCGVVEGFYGRPWSMDQRKVLFQWMQNWGLNTYLYGPKDDLKHRLLWREAYSPDEEGQLRTLIAEAQSRGLRFVYALSPGQDIVFSSSSDVTLLKRKLRQVSDLGCQAFAILFDDIDHSLCQADSEAFSSFAHAQVFVTNEVYRFLGEPPVFLFCPTEYCDSLCSPSVSKSPYLQTVGEDLLPSITVVWTGSKVISRKLSLDNLAEVESVLQRPPLIWDNLHANDYDSRRLFLGPFKGREPQLRGHLSGLLLNPNCEFEANYIPLHSLGSWFRTGNDENKDDMCEYCPERALSAALRDWMEELNQPLQAGRQSAQTEQRSSAPPSRCKTADRVECPSALRGTSATARLPVFPLNSSSPPSSPKEERPGQDGEKKRLNQSGQCHQPPPGSRSGGGSRDQKGQGRGLCSGKGLLSESQVRLLVGLHYLPHEHGPSAQKLLQDLTWLKSNCHLVSTNNKKSPPQVEEWRGRASRFQSLCEDIAQLHCSVVGGANRAVLYDLYPYVWDLRNMALVAKAFICWLDGRVLSDSSTLGSWKTCLHWCGKSTGVDVLGMESEPWVFKGGVSGEVQMLLPIGNSSELFTHPPPLFPTSRLYNIRPYHGKDKVELYRMVRQFHLRTQGGHETSTSHPDIIGDRCLGPCLALCPEYGFILEDELGVCGCVLGVLDVRSFAKRCQASWIPAMRDKYPPKSGNTQDLIQLMEEDQGEYPDSLLYHFPSQLRLDALPELVDISVSRTLLATLLTALKANGSQGVFCEVQPTDRQRLEFLTKLGFLEILRGEARSREGVVLGRLL, encoded by the exons atggaagagaagaagcGGTTTCTTTGTGGGGTGGTGGAAG gtttctATGGGAGGCCTTGGTCTATGGATCAGAGGAAGGTTCTCTTCCAATG GATGCAGAATTGGGGCTTGAACACATACCTGTACGGCCCAAAAGATGACCTGAAACACAGACTTTTGTGGAGAGAAGCCTATTCTCCAGATGAGGAGG GTCAGCTACGTACGCTCATTGCCGAGGCCCAGTCCCGAGGCCTGAGGTTCGTTTACGCTCTGTCACCGGGTCAGGACATCGTCTTCTCGTCCTCCTCTGACGTGACCCTGCTCAAACGCAAGTTGAGACAG GTGTCGGACCTGGGTTGCCAGGCATTCGCCATCCTGTTCGATGACATCGATCACTCCTTGTGCCAGGCCGACAGCGAGGCCTTCTCTTCATTCGCCCACGCTCAGGTCTTTGTAACCAACGAGGTCTATCGGTTCTTGGGTGAACCACCTGTCTTCCTATTCTGCCCCACAG aatATTGTGATTCACTGTGTTCTCCCAGTGTTTCAAAGTCTCCATATCTGCAGACAGTAGGAGAAGACCTGCTGCCCAGTATAACAGTGGTGTGGACAG gCAGTAAGGTCATTTCCAGGAAACTGTCTTTAGACAATCTGGCCGAGGTGGAGTCCGTCCTCCAACGCCCCCCGCTCATCTGGGACAACCTGCATGCCAACGACTACGATTCCAGACGCCTCTTCCTGGGGCCCTTCAAGGGCCGAGAACCTCAGCTCAGGGGCCACCTAAGCGGCCTGCTCCTCAACCCCAACTGCGAATTTGAAGCCAATTACATCCCTTTACATTCACTGGGAAGCTGGTTCAGAACTGGTAACGATGAGAACAAAG ATGACATGTGCGAGTATTGTCCTGAAAGAGCTCTGTCTGCTGCGTTACGCGACTGGATGGAGGAACTCAACCAACCGCTACAAGCAG GTCGTCAGAGTGCTCAAACAGAGCAgcgttcctctgctcctccatctcgCTGCAAAACGGCCGACAGGGTTGAGTGCCCTTCTGCCTTGAGAGGAACATCTGCCACGGCCAGGCTCCCCGTTTTCCCCCTGAACTCCAGCTCGCCTCCCTCCTCACCCAAGGAGGAGAGACCAGGACAAGACGGGGAGAAGAAGCGGTTAAACCAGTCTGGTCAGTGCCATCAACCCCCTCCAGGATCCAGGTCTGGAGGTGGAAGTAGGGACCAGAAGGGCCAAGGTCGAGGGCTCTGCAGTGGGAAGGGCCTTCTGAGTGAATCCCAGGTGCGGCTGTTGGTTGGTCTTCATTATCTTCCCCACGAGCATGGCCCATCTGCCCAGAAATTACTGCAAGACCTGACCTGGCTGAAAAGTAACTGCCATTTGGTTAGCACCAACAACAAGAAGTCGCCAC ctCAGGTTGAGGAGTGGCGTGGTCGGGCTTCCAGGTTCCAGTCCTTGTGTGAGGACATAGCACAACTCCACTGTAGCGTGGTGGGTGGGGCCAACAGGGCAGTGCTTTATGACCTTTACCCTTATGTTTGGGACCTGAGGAACATGGCTCTGGTGGCCAAGGCTTTCATATGCTGGTTGG ATGGACGAGTGTTGAGTGACAGCTCCACCCTGGGCAGCTGGAAGACCTGCCTCCATT GGTGTGGGAAGTCCACAGGGGTTGACGTGTTGGGGATGGAGTCAGAACCGTGGGTGTTCAAAGGGGGTGTGTCTGGGGAGGTGCAG ATGCTCCTCCCGATAGGCAACAGCAGTGAACTCTTCACCCATCCGCCTCCTCTTTTCCCTACCTCTCGTCTGTACAACATCAGGCCCTACCACGGCAAAGACAAG gtggagTTGTATCGGATGGTACGGCAGTTCCATCTGAGGACTCAGGGTGGTCACGAGACCAGCACGTCTCACCCTGACATCATAGGAGACAG ATGTCTCGGCCCGTGTCTGGCGTTATGTCCCGAGTACGGCTTCATTCTGGAGGACGAGCTGGgcgtgtgtggctgtgtgttgGGCGTCTTGGACGTCCGCTCCTTTGCCAAGCGATGCCAGGCCAGCTGGATACCTGCCATGAGAGATAAATATCCTCCGAAATCTGGGAACACGCAG GACTTGATCCAACTGATGGAGGAAGACCAAGGGGAGTACCCGGACTCTTTGCTGTATCACTTCCCCTCCCAGTTGCGCCTGGATGCCCTGCCAGAGCTGGTCGACATCAGCGTCAGTCGCACCCTCCTCGCCACACTCCTCACTGCACTTAAGGCCAATG GTTCTCAGGGTGTGTTCTGTGAGGTGCAGCCTACGGATCGTCAGCGGTTGGAGTTCTTGACAAAGCTGGGCTTCCTGGAGATTCTAAGAGGAGAAGCGAGGAGTAGAGAGGGAGTGGTGCTGGGGAGGCTGCTATGA
- the si:dkey-183c6.7 gene encoding urea transporter 1 isoform X2: MRLDNVPEEAEGSRTQTSLCCRVLKSLLLCTGEIKQLDVYMEGKLFGLQLVVWGLRGVAGVILANNPLSGVLILASVFWTSPWQALLGTLGTLISTLTAIIMGQDSVFFHSGLSSFLDGCGVPASVFPFNIVTVLYLLCTGPNNPYYPHYRVAPPWETEPNGTGLAAVEVTHGIILGVGQIYTCGDLGPSLLILGAVLLYSPLLTFHALLGSAIGTLAGLSVAVHHDFLYTGLSGFNGALGCMVIGGLNFTFSWKTHLYAVATAFLSAYVDIALSNLLGTIGLPALSWAATLASTLMLLQNGNLAKYRVPADQVMSPEHNLRSWSQREAKNASESVNAVV, translated from the exons ATGAGGTTGGACAACGTTCCAGAGGAAGCGGAAGGCAGCAGAACTCAAACCAGTTTATGTTGTCGGGTATTAAAGAGTCTGCTTCTTTGTACCGGGGAAATAAAGCAACTGGATGTGTACATGGAAG GCAAGTTATTTGGGCTGCAGCTGGTTGTGTGGGGGCTCAGAGGGGTGGCTGGTGTGATTCTAGCCAACAACCCACTGAGTGGTGTCCTCATCTTGGCCTCGGTGTTCTGGACCTCCCCCTGGCAGGCCCTGCTCGGAACCCTGGGCACTTTGATCTCCACGCTGACAGCCATTATTATGGGCCAAGACAG TGTCTTCTTCCACAGTGGTCTCTCCTCCTTTTTGGACGGCTGCGGTGTGCCGGCCTCTGTTTTTCCCTTCAACATCGTCACTGTCCTCTACCTCCTTTGCACCGGCCCCAACAACCCGTACTACCCCCACTACCGAGTCGCCCCTCCTTGGGAGACGGAGCCCAACGGCACCGGTCTTGCTGCAGTCGAG GTGACACATGGCATCATTCTTGGCGTTGGGCAGATCTACACCTGCGGGGATCTCGGGCCTTCCCTCCTCATCCTGGGGGCCGTCCTGCTCTACTCCCCTCTACTCACCTTCCACGCACTGCTGGGATCTGCAATCGGAACCCTCGCTG gtCTGTCAGTGGCGGTGCACCATGATTTTCTGTACACGGGTCTGTCCGGGTTTAATGGAGCGCTGGGCTGCATGGTGATCGGTGGGCTGAATTTCACGTTCAGCTGGAAGACACACCTTTACGCTGTGGCCACCG CCTTCCTTTCTGCATATGTCGACATCGCTTTAAGCAATCTTTTGGGCACT ATTGGTCTCCCGGCGCTCAGCTGGGCAGCAACTCTCGCATCCACACTGATGTTGCTACAGAACGGCAACTTAGCAAAGTACCGCGTCCCTGCAGATCAAGTAATGTCACCTGAACACAATCTGCGATCCTGGAGCCAGCGGGAGGCCAAGAATGCATCGGAAAGCGTAAACGCAGTCGTGTGA
- the si:dkey-183c6.7 gene encoding urea transporter 2 isoform X1, whose amino-acid sequence MRLDNVPEEAEGSRTQTSLCCRVLKSLLLCTGEIKQLDVYMEGKLFGLQLVVWGLRGVAGVILANNPLSGVLILASVFWTSPWQALLGTLGTLISTLTAIIMGQDRADVTRGEHGINGMLVALMMGAYSSAGDWYWWLLLPVCMGSVACVFFHSGLSSFLDGCGVPASVFPFNIVTVLYLLCTGPNNPYYPHYRVAPPWETEPNGTGLAAVEVTHGIILGVGQIYTCGDLGPSLLILGAVLLYSPLLTFHALLGSAIGTLAGLSVAVHHDFLYTGLSGFNGALGCMVIGGLNFTFSWKTHLYAVATAFLSAYVDIALSNLLGTIGLPALSWAATLASTLMLLQNGNLAKYRVPADQVMSPEHNLRSWSQREAKNASESVNAVV is encoded by the exons ATGAGGTTGGACAACGTTCCAGAGGAAGCGGAAGGCAGCAGAACTCAAACCAGTTTATGTTGTCGGGTATTAAAGAGTCTGCTTCTTTGTACCGGGGAAATAAAGCAACTGGATGTGTACATGGAAG GCAAGTTATTTGGGCTGCAGCTGGTTGTGTGGGGGCTCAGAGGGGTGGCTGGTGTGATTCTAGCCAACAACCCACTGAGTGGTGTCCTCATCTTGGCCTCGGTGTTCTGGACCTCCCCCTGGCAGGCCCTGCTCGGAACCCTGGGCACTTTGATCTCCACGCTGACAGCCATTATTATGGGCCAAGACAG GGCAGATGTGACCAGAGGGGAGCACGGAATTAACGGCATGTTGGTAGCTCTCATGATGGGGGCGTATAGTTCAGCCGGTGACTGGTACTGGTGGCTGCTCCTGCCCGTGTGCATGGGGTCAGTGGCCTG TGTCTTCTTCCACAGTGGTCTCTCCTCCTTTTTGGACGGCTGCGGTGTGCCGGCCTCTGTTTTTCCCTTCAACATCGTCACTGTCCTCTACCTCCTTTGCACCGGCCCCAACAACCCGTACTACCCCCACTACCGAGTCGCCCCTCCTTGGGAGACGGAGCCCAACGGCACCGGTCTTGCTGCAGTCGAG GTGACACATGGCATCATTCTTGGCGTTGGGCAGATCTACACCTGCGGGGATCTCGGGCCTTCCCTCCTCATCCTGGGGGCCGTCCTGCTCTACTCCCCTCTACTCACCTTCCACGCACTGCTGGGATCTGCAATCGGAACCCTCGCTG gtCTGTCAGTGGCGGTGCACCATGATTTTCTGTACACGGGTCTGTCCGGGTTTAATGGAGCGCTGGGCTGCATGGTGATCGGTGGGCTGAATTTCACGTTCAGCTGGAAGACACACCTTTACGCTGTGGCCACCG CCTTCCTTTCTGCATATGTCGACATCGCTTTAAGCAATCTTTTGGGCACT ATTGGTCTCCCGGCGCTCAGCTGGGCAGCAACTCTCGCATCCACACTGATGTTGCTACAGAACGGCAACTTAGCAAAGTACCGCGTCCCTGCAGATCAAGTAATGTCACCTGAACACAATCTGCGATCCTGGAGCCAGCGGGAGGCCAAGAATGCATCGGAAAGCGTAAACGCAGTCGTGTGA